From Candidatus Eisenbacteria bacterium, a single genomic window includes:
- a CDS encoding helix-turn-helix transcriptional regulator, producing MNISARLRSLMQQRGMNLTKLAGRSGLAVSSISRYLSGRHVPGAEALARLAAALDVSTAELTGSFGAPALSSKEQFLVQLEQLKDALLKDDIGEIRDASAGVSVPLYSCVPGTRGFSELKRFLTPADVTDPKAYAVRIGDDSNSPRLERGDVAVFAPSAPWKSGDVCAVVLADGGGRIGRVGRKGKGLVLSGIKPGSPSRTISSDEAKTIHRLVWIKVP from the coding sequence ATGAATATATCTGCTAGGCTGCGCAGTCTGATGCAGCAGAGAGGGATGAACCTTACCAAGTTGGCGGGACGTTCCGGACTTGCGGTTTCGAGCATTAGTCGGTACCTTTCTGGCAGACACGTGCCCGGTGCGGAAGCCCTCGCGAGACTCGCCGCGGCACTTGATGTGTCTACGGCCGAGCTTACGGGTTCATTTGGCGCACCTGCGCTTTCGTCCAAAGAGCAATTCCTTGTGCAACTGGAACAGCTCAAGGATGCACTCCTCAAGGACGACATCGGTGAAATTCGTGACGCCAGCGCGGGTGTCTCCGTGCCGCTCTACTCTTGCGTTCCAGGCACGAGAGGATTTTCGGAGCTCAAGCGCTTTCTTACTCCGGCTGACGTGACGGACCCCAAGGCCTATGCGGTTAGAATAGGGGATGACTCCAACTCGCCGAGGCTTGAGCGTGGAGACGTCGCCGTATTCGCGCCATCGGCGCCCTGGAAGAGCGGCGATGTTTGCGCCGTAGTGCTGGCCGACGGTGGCGGGCGCATAGGGAGGGTAGGGCGAAAGGGTAAGGGACTTGTCCTTTCAGGAATCAAGCCAGGAAGCCCGTCCAGAACGATTTCCTCAGACGAAGCGAAGACTATCCATAGGCTGGTCTGGATCAAGGTCCCGTAG
- a CDS encoding efflux RND transporter periplasmic adaptor subunit, whose amino-acid sequence MSKRTRSIVMVIVIVVAAVSVYFVLHRRSAKSNGDVKTAAVGRGNITVVVTATGTLNPLNSVQVGSQISGTVAELHADFNSRVRRGQLIALIDTTFLVASVRDAEASVQRARAQARQAEIDLERATTLAQKDLVSKLELETAGVNHESVVASLESAEAQLDRARINLKYASIRAPVDGVVVARNVDVGQTVAASLSAPTLFVIANDLKQMQLEANIDEADIGMIKTEQRVTFTVNAYPEEVFEGVVSQVRLEPVTVQDVVNYVIIVAVSNPDEKLMPGMTATLSVRVDERDNVLRVPNLAFRFKPPEKLAGKALAGTPGTGQTGERGERVAQVGSGGASRSAASGGLGGAPGSAPAGSGGGLQQGQQQGLTPEVQGKGSRQGPVTNNTKVIWKVTGEGKLIPVTVTIGVTDGSFTEVSSPGLAEGDAVAIGYSNPKLNQRTQTGGPGGGRMFMGGH is encoded by the coding sequence TTGAGTAAGCGCACGAGATCGATTGTCATGGTTATTGTGATAGTCGTGGCCGCCGTTTCTGTCTACTTCGTCCTTCACCGCCGGTCCGCCAAGAGCAACGGGGACGTAAAGACGGCCGCGGTCGGACGAGGAAACATAACAGTCGTCGTCACGGCAACGGGCACCTTGAATCCTCTCAACAGCGTCCAGGTGGGTTCGCAGATTTCCGGAACTGTCGCCGAGCTTCACGCCGATTTCAATTCTCGGGTCCGAAGGGGCCAGCTAATAGCGCTCATAGACACGACTTTTCTCGTCGCTTCGGTGAGAGATGCCGAGGCCTCGGTCCAGCGCGCACGCGCTCAGGCCAGGCAGGCCGAGATCGACCTGGAACGGGCGACGACACTGGCTCAAAAGGACCTTGTTTCCAAGCTGGAACTCGAAACGGCGGGCGTGAATCATGAGAGCGTCGTGGCAAGCCTTGAGTCTGCTGAGGCGCAGCTTGACAGGGCGCGAATCAATCTGAAATACGCGAGCATAAGGGCGCCCGTTGACGGAGTCGTGGTGGCGAGGAACGTTGACGTGGGGCAGACAGTTGCGGCGAGTCTCTCCGCTCCGACTCTCTTTGTGATAGCCAACGACCTCAAGCAAATGCAGCTCGAAGCCAACATCGATGAAGCCGACATTGGGATGATCAAGACGGAGCAGCGCGTTACGTTCACGGTGAACGCCTACCCGGAGGAGGTTTTCGAGGGAGTGGTCTCCCAGGTCAGGCTTGAGCCCGTGACAGTCCAGGACGTTGTGAACTACGTGATAATCGTCGCGGTCTCTAATCCTGACGAAAAGCTGATGCCCGGTATGACGGCGACCCTCTCCGTACGAGTGGATGAGAGAGATAACGTTCTCAGAGTCCCCAACCTTGCCTTCAGATTCAAGCCTCCCGAGAAACTGGCGGGCAAGGCCTTGGCCGGGACTCCCGGGACGGGGCAAACGGGCGAGAGGGGCGAACGGGTGGCTCAGGTCGGGTCAGGTGGAGCGTCAAGAAGCGCGGCGAGCGGCGGGCTGGGTGGTGCACCGGGGAGCGCCCCAGCGGGTTCAGGGGGCGGGCTACAGCAGGGGCAGCAACAGGGGCTCACGCCTGAAGTGCAGGGCAAGGGATCCCGGCAGGGCCCAGTCACGAACAACACAAAAGTCATCTGGAAGGTCACCGGGGAAGGAAAACTGATACCTGTGACGGTCACGATTGGCGTTACAGACGGCTCCTTCACCGAAGTCAGCTCTCCGGGACTTGCCGAAGGCGACGCCGTGGCCATCGGGTATTCCAACCCGAAACTGAACCAGAGAACACAGACCGGAGGACCCGGTGGCGGCCGTATGTTCATGGGCGGACATTAG